The genomic window CGGTCTCGGGAGATATGATAACCCCCATCTCTTTTATCCCAGCGTCTCTGATGTGGTCGATGACGTAGCCGAGGATAGGCTTGTTGCCCACCGGGACAAGTTGTTTTGCTATGGTATAGGTCAGGGGTCGCAGGCGGGTCCCCTTTCCGCCGCTCAATATCAATGCCTTCATTCCACCGTTCCTCTGCTCAGAAAGTTGTCTATTATAACAAAAACAACAGCCAAGGTTCAGGGTAATCTTATCGCCCCCTGGCGGACAATCCTGAAGCCCTCTTCCGATATGTCAACAATCGTTGAAGGAGCTCCTCCCGGTGTCTTGCCTCCGTCAATGAGGAGATCAATATCTTCTCCGAAGTATTTCATGACCGTCTCGATATCGTCAGCCGGCGGCATCCCCGAGACATTAGCGCTTGTCGCCGTAATCGGAAATCCTGCCCTTCTGGCGAGATGAAGGGCGAAGGACTCGCCAGGGATGCGGACCGCTATCTTTCCGGTACGTGCCGTAAGATAATCAGACAGCCCTTCTTTGGCGGGCAAAAGCAGGGTGAGGGGGCCCGGCCAAAACTGCTCCACGAGCGCCTCGGCAGCGGGAGACAACGACATCAGGAGCACGTCTGAAAGCGATCTCCTGTCGCCGATGATGACCGGCATGGCCTTTTTCTTGGGCCGTCTCTTCAACTCGTAGAGCTTTTTGAGGGAATCAGGCAGATCGAACTTTACACCGAGGCCATAGAATGTCTCTGTGGGATAGGATATGATACCACCCCTCCGGAGAATGGCCAGTGCCTTCCCTATGACGTAGTTCATGTTCTCTTGTGTAAGCCTGACTATCTGCATGTCTACGTTACAGTTGCATATAATTCTTGCGTTAAAACTCAAGCACCATTGAAAATTGCTCATTTGCAGCCAGATCTCCATTAGGGGAGGAATGCGCCAAATCTGAAGTCCTGTTTGGGCGTTTGCAGTCATACCGGCGAAAGCCGGTATCCAGTGACTTTCCCGGCAATAGAACAACGTCGCTGGATTCCGGGTCAAGCCCGGAATGACGGAAAAGACTCACCATAGCCGACATTAGGGTTATGCGTGTTACGCCCTGGGCTTGGCAAGGATTTCGAGGACCTTGAGGTCGAAAAATCTCTTTG from Thermodesulfovibrionales bacterium includes these protein-coding regions:
- a CDS encoding L-threonylcarbamoyladenylate synthase; translated protein: MNYVIGKALAILRRGGIISYPTETFYGLGVKFDLPDSLKKLYELKRRPKKKAMPVIIGDRRSLSDVLLMSLSPAAEALVEQFWPGPLTLLLPAKEGLSDYLTARTGKIAVRIPGESFALHLARRAGFPITATSANVSGMPPADDIETVMKYFGEDIDLLIDGGKTPGGAPSTIVDISEEGFRIVRQGAIRLP